In Amycolatopsis coloradensis, one genomic interval encodes:
- a CDS encoding GNAT family N-acetyltransferase, giving the protein MHDLTWRPLTPQDAQASADLLNAMETVDGIGENYTAEDTLQELIDPYADLERASLAAFDGDVMAGYVKIRFKPSAEEVHRVFLDGGVHPGYRRRGIGGALVDAGVAAAKVVHELHHPSAKLVVDVNRPERIAGLAELVRSRGFVPVRYFQRMEHSLDALSAPAVPEGFRVEPWSERNDEDFRTVRNEAYRDFWGAVPMPADLWRNKITNQTFRPEVSFLLREAGHAVGVLVTMCWDADTEATGVRDAHFMVIGTLREHRRRGVAGALMGHALRAAADQGYDRASLNVDSADPSGAFGVFEKAGFVPTMRYVRWALEI; this is encoded by the coding sequence ATGCACGACCTCACGTGGCGGCCGCTCACCCCTCAGGACGCCCAGGCGTCGGCCGACCTCCTCAACGCCATGGAGACCGTCGACGGGATCGGCGAGAACTACACGGCGGAGGACACCCTCCAGGAGCTGATCGACCCGTACGCGGATCTGGAACGGGCGAGTCTCGCGGCCTTCGACGGCGACGTGATGGCCGGTTACGTGAAGATCCGCTTCAAGCCGTCCGCGGAGGAGGTCCATCGGGTCTTCCTCGACGGGGGAGTTCACCCCGGGTATCGCCGCCGGGGCATCGGCGGCGCGCTCGTCGACGCGGGCGTGGCGGCGGCCAAGGTGGTGCACGAGCTGCATCACCCGTCGGCGAAGCTCGTGGTGGACGTCAACCGGCCCGAGCGCATCGCCGGCTTGGCCGAGCTCGTCCGTTCCAGGGGTTTCGTACCGGTGCGCTACTTCCAGCGGATGGAGCACTCGCTCGACGCCTTGAGCGCCCCGGCGGTCCCGGAAGGGTTCCGGGTCGAGCCGTGGTCGGAGCGGAACGACGAGGACTTCCGGACGGTCCGGAACGAGGCGTACCGGGACTTCTGGGGCGCCGTGCCGATGCCCGCCGATCTCTGGCGGAACAAGATCACCAATCAGACCTTCCGGCCCGAGGTCAGCTTCCTGCTTCGTGAGGCGGGCCACGCTGTCGGGGTGCTGGTGACCATGTGCTGGGACGCCGACACGGAGGCCACCGGCGTCCGCGACGCGCACTTCATGGTGATCGGAACGCTTCGGGAGCACCGGCGGCGAGGTGTCGCCGGAGCGCTGATGGGACACGCGTTGCGGGCCGCCGCCGACCAGGGGTACGACCGCGCGAGTTTGAACGTGGACTCGGCGGATCCGTCCGGGGCGTTCGGGGTCTTCGAGAAGGCGGGTTTCGTCCCGACGATGCGCTACGTGCGCTGGGCGCTCGAGATCTGA
- a CDS encoding carboxymuconolactone decarboxylase family protein, with product MFTDHTVETAPEASRRSMEATIRKFGHLPTAVARQASSPELLDGFLKLSASFERTTLEPLARETVVMTVATRNGCAVCVEIHTGKLKALHADDDVIAALRAQEPVPDERLEAVRQFTLAVLETAGGVDDETLRTFFGYGYTERNALEVVMGIGAYTMSTLANRLIRA from the coding sequence TTGTTCACCGATCACACCGTCGAAACCGCGCCCGAAGCCTCGCGTCGCTCGATGGAGGCGACCATCCGGAAGTTCGGCCACCTCCCCACCGCCGTCGCCCGGCAGGCGTCGTCACCGGAACTGCTCGACGGGTTCCTGAAACTGAGCGCGAGCTTCGAGCGGACCACACTCGAACCCCTCGCCCGGGAGACGGTCGTGATGACCGTGGCGACCCGCAACGGCTGCGCGGTGTGCGTCGAGATCCACACCGGCAAGCTGAAGGCTCTCCACGCGGACGACGACGTCATCGCGGCGCTTCGCGCGCAGGAGCCGGTGCCCGACGAGCGCCTGGAAGCCGTCCGGCAGTTCACGCTCGCCGTACTCGAAACCGCCGGCGGTGTCGACGACGAGACCCTGCGGACCTTCTTCGGGTACGGATACACCGAACGGAACGCCCTCGAAGTCGTCATGGGCATCGGGGCCTACACGATGTCGACCTTGGCGAACCGGCTCATTCGCGCCTAG
- a CDS encoding MarR family winged helix-turn-helix transcriptional regulator — protein sequence MVNVVDEKVNQVVDSGKRDSDPPGFELPLLLFAGFRSIIDRMHAELAEQGHPDVRPAYGFAMQAIGREGATASEIGRRLGVSKQAAGKTVDKLEQLGYVARVDDPADARRKVVRLTGRGYDSLGRTAAIFEELRKEWAATLGVERVRALETDLRTMAPADGFRLDVAGWFGA from the coding sequence ATGGTCAACGTGGTTGACGAAAAGGTAAACCAAGTTGTCGATTCGGGCAAGCGCGATTCCGATCCGCCCGGCTTCGAGCTGCCGCTCCTGCTGTTCGCGGGCTTCCGCTCGATCATCGACCGGATGCACGCAGAGCTGGCCGAGCAGGGGCATCCCGACGTCCGCCCGGCGTACGGCTTCGCCATGCAGGCGATCGGCCGCGAGGGCGCGACGGCGAGCGAGATCGGGCGGCGGCTCGGCGTGAGCAAGCAGGCGGCGGGCAAGACCGTCGACAAGCTGGAACAGCTCGGCTACGTCGCGCGCGTCGACGACCCGGCCGACGCCCGGCGCAAGGTCGTGCGGCTCACCGGCCGCGGGTACGACTCACTCGGCCGGACGGCGGCGATCTTCGAGGAGCTGCGCAAGGAGTGGGCCGCCACGCTGGGCGTCGAAAGGGTCCGCGCGCTCGAAACGGACCTCCGCACGATGGCGCCCGCGGACGGCTTCCGTCTCGACGTGGCGGGCTGGTTCGGGGCCTAG
- a CDS encoding cupin domain-containing protein — MRLRSVTTLLAALVLALAVPATAEATPGSGVTGTIFHQKTVGDTDYVLREVVIQPGGYTGWHYHDGTLHAYVKAGTLTHNSADCGLDGLYRKGAVFTEPSDTVHIGRNLGTTPVVLEVLYVLPHGSPLSQDAPNPGCPF, encoded by the coding sequence ATGCGCCTGCGGTCCGTGACCACACTGCTCGCCGCCCTCGTTCTCGCCCTGGCCGTCCCAGCGACGGCCGAGGCGACGCCCGGCTCCGGTGTGACCGGGACGATCTTCCACCAGAAGACGGTCGGGGACACCGATTACGTGCTGCGCGAGGTCGTCATCCAGCCCGGCGGCTACACCGGCTGGCACTACCACGACGGCACGCTGCACGCGTACGTCAAGGCCGGCACGCTGACGCACAACTCGGCCGACTGCGGGCTCGACGGCTTGTACCGCAAGGGTGCCGTCTTCACCGAACCGAGCGACACCGTCCACATCGGACGAAATCTCGGGACGACGCCGGTGGTACTGGAAGTGCTCTACGTGCTGCCGCACGGAAGCCCGCTGTCGCAGGACGCGCCGAACCCCGGTTGCCCTTTCTAG
- a CDS encoding AMP-binding protein: MSTFYEVAERDPGRVAVIDVDGRETTFGELSARANQLTHALRALGLGEGDGIVAIIHNGLAYYELLLATLQAGMYFTPVNHRSSPGEIAYIAANSGAKVAVADTDIAATCTAELDGLHRFSRGETAGWADYATWGADLPTTTPGQRTAGQTMLYTSGTTGRPKGVRRALSGRPPALHPIHANVLERLDVRPGHGVHLVACPLYHAAPGMFSTAILHLGHTLVLMDRFDAEETLRLTERHRVTSTHLVPTMLHRMLRLPEDVRARYDLSSLTSVIHDAAPCPKEVKERMLAWLGPVVHEYYGASEGLIAAVHARDWLAAPGTVGTPLDGVRVVVLDDDGRELPAVETGTLYFSSAHTKFDYHDDPDKTAAARSGEFVTVGDVGYLDAAGRVFLCDRRTDLILSGGVNIYPAEIEARLLGHPDVADVAVIGEPDPEWGQRVVAVVQPVEGTIGDSALAKRLEEHCRAELAGFKTPRRFDFRERLPRTESGKMLRRTLRAE; this comes from the coding sequence ATGAGCACCTTCTACGAAGTCGCGGAGCGGGATCCAGGCCGCGTCGCGGTGATAGACGTCGACGGGCGCGAGACCACCTTCGGCGAGCTGTCGGCGCGTGCGAATCAGCTGACCCACGCCTTGCGGGCACTCGGCCTCGGCGAGGGCGACGGCATCGTCGCGATCATCCACAATGGACTCGCCTATTACGAGCTCCTGCTGGCGACCTTGCAGGCGGGGATGTACTTCACGCCGGTCAACCACCGGTCCTCACCGGGCGAGATCGCCTACATCGCGGCCAACAGCGGCGCCAAGGTCGCCGTCGCGGACACGGACATCGCCGCCACGTGCACCGCGGAACTGGATGGCCTGCACCGGTTTTCGCGCGGAGAGACGGCCGGCTGGGCGGACTACGCGACCTGGGGCGCGGACCTGCCCACCACCACGCCGGGCCAGCGGACCGCGGGCCAGACGATGCTGTACACCTCCGGGACCACGGGACGGCCCAAAGGCGTCCGGCGCGCCCTGTCCGGGCGGCCGCCCGCGCTGCACCCGATCCACGCGAACGTCCTCGAACGCCTGGACGTCCGGCCGGGGCACGGTGTGCACCTCGTCGCCTGCCCGCTCTACCACGCGGCGCCGGGCATGTTCTCGACGGCGATCCTGCATCTCGGGCACACGCTCGTGCTGATGGATCGGTTCGACGCCGAGGAAACACTGCGGCTCACCGAAAGGCACCGCGTGACGAGCACGCATCTGGTGCCGACGATGCTCCACCGGATGCTGCGGCTGCCCGAGGACGTCCGCGCGCGGTACGACCTGTCGAGCCTGACGTCGGTCATCCACGATGCCGCGCCGTGCCCGAAGGAGGTCAAGGAGCGGATGCTCGCCTGGCTCGGACCGGTGGTCCACGAGTACTACGGCGCGTCCGAGGGCCTGATCGCGGCCGTGCACGCGCGCGATTGGCTCGCCGCGCCGGGCACGGTCGGCACACCGCTGGACGGCGTGCGGGTCGTGGTGCTCGACGACGACGGCCGCGAACTCCCCGCCGTCGAGACCGGGACGCTCTACTTCAGTTCCGCGCACACGAAATTCGACTACCACGACGATCCGGACAAGACGGCCGCCGCGCGTTCCGGGGAGTTCGTCACCGTCGGGGACGTCGGCTATCTCGACGCCGCGGGGCGGGTATTCCTGTGCGATCGCCGGACGGATCTCATCCTTTCCGGTGGCGTGAACATCTACCCGGCCGAGATCGAGGCGCGGCTGCTGGGCCATCCCGATGTCGCCGACGTCGCGGTGATCGGGGAACCGGATCCCGAGTGGGGACAACGGGTCGTCGCGGTCGTCCAACCGGTCGAGGGGACGATCGGGGACTCCGCCCTGGCGAAGCGGCTCGAAGAGCACTGCCGAGCCGAGCTCGCCGGGTTCAAGACGCCGCGCCGGTTCGATTTCCGCGAGCGGCTGCCGCGGACCGAGAGCGGCAAGATGCTGCGACGGACGCTTCGGGCGGAGTGA
- a CDS encoding TetR/AcrR family transcriptional regulator — MPKIVDPDARRLEIAEAVFRVIQRDGLAQASLRSVAEEAGLAIGSVRHYFRGHDELIVFAMRSLGDRLEARLLGHLPDLLDPATPRSRRQEITEELLGELLPLTEQTRAETDVWLAFSAAAKNRPDLAEEAARMYDGVRALVRRVLDGANEAGGLLEGLDLAVETERLAALLDGLALSTGRTSPELMRTVLRRHLESLRRPESETK; from the coding sequence ATGCCCAAGATCGTCGATCCCGATGCCCGGCGCCTGGAGATAGCCGAAGCCGTCTTCCGGGTGATCCAGCGCGACGGCCTCGCGCAGGCGTCGCTCAGGAGCGTGGCCGAGGAGGCCGGTCTCGCGATCGGTTCGGTGCGGCACTACTTCCGCGGCCACGACGAGCTGATCGTGTTCGCCATGCGGTCACTCGGCGACCGGCTCGAGGCGAGGCTGCTGGGGCATCTCCCCGACCTGCTCGACCCCGCGACACCGCGCTCGCGGCGGCAGGAGATCACCGAAGAACTGCTCGGCGAACTACTCCCGCTCACCGAGCAGACCCGGGCCGAGACCGACGTCTGGCTGGCGTTTTCGGCCGCCGCGAAGAACCGCCCGGACCTCGCCGAGGAGGCCGCCCGCATGTACGACGGGGTCCGTGCCCTCGTCCGGCGGGTGCTCGACGGCGCGAACGAAGCGGGTGGCCTCCTCGAAGGCCTCGACCTGGCTGTGGAGACCGAACGGCTGGCCGCGCTGCTGGACGGGCTCGCGTTGTCGACGGGCCGGACGTCGCCGGAGCTGATGCGCACGGTGCTCCGGCGGCATCTGGAGAGCCTGCGGCGCCCCGAATCGGAGACGAAATGA
- a CDS encoding DUF1453 domain-containing protein — MRTWLLIALVVGVVIVIVVRRLRGEPLVARDVFGGPVILLAIGAYGLSKLAIFTFTDGLWLVLGSVVGCVLGAVRATTTKLFERDGVLWLRYTGWTFGVWVLSLVVNFGVGFLATMAGAHPDARPVTLSIGVSLLGEALVLGKRAKTTGLPYAPPSESVLSRR, encoded by the coding sequence ATGAGGACCTGGTTGCTGATCGCGCTGGTCGTCGGCGTGGTGATCGTGATCGTCGTGCGCAGGTTGCGTGGGGAGCCACTGGTCGCCCGCGATGTGTTCGGGGGGCCGGTGATCCTGCTCGCGATCGGTGCCTACGGCCTGAGCAAGCTGGCGATCTTCACCTTCACGGACGGCCTGTGGCTCGTGCTGGGCTCCGTGGTCGGCTGCGTCCTCGGCGCGGTCCGCGCCACCACCACGAAGCTCTTCGAGCGCGACGGCGTGCTGTGGCTGCGCTACACCGGCTGGACGTTCGGCGTCTGGGTGCTGTCGCTCGTGGTGAACTTCGGGGTCGGCTTCCTGGCCACGATGGCCGGGGCGCATCCCGACGCGCGGCCGGTGACGTTGTCGATCGGTGTCAGCCTGCTGGGGGAGGCGTTGGTGCTCGGCAAGCGCGCGAAGACGACGGGGCTGCCGTACGCCCCGCCGTCCGAGTCGGTGCTTTCCCGTCGCTAG
- a CDS encoding aminotransferase class V-fold PLP-dependent enzyme, producing MTDFDVHRARAETPGCAEVVHLNNAGSSLPPARVTDTVIGYLREEALIGGYEQAAATVERMNGVYASAARLVGAGPEDIALTDNATRSWQAIFYALPFAAGDRILTAKSEYASNVISFLQIAKRTGAVVEVVGNDESGQLDVEDLKRRVDGDVKLIAVSHVPTQGGLVNPAEEIGAVAREAGIPFLLDACQSAGQIDLDVARLNCDAVSVTGRKYLRGPRGTGFLYAHPRLRERVEPAMLDLHSAAWTEPETYEVDPTAKMFEVWERDHAALHGLGAAIDYALEWGMPAIEARVAALAAKLRDALREVPGVRVHDQGTRQCGIVTFSVAKTPSQEVKQRLAAAKINVSVAEATSAQFDFVERGLPPLVRSSVHYFNTEDDIALLIGEVGKLA from the coding sequence ATGACGGACTTCGATGTGCACCGCGCCCGCGCCGAGACACCGGGCTGCGCGGAAGTGGTCCACCTCAACAACGCCGGATCGTCTCTGCCACCCGCCCGGGTGACCGACACCGTAATCGGCTACCTGCGGGAAGAAGCCCTGATCGGCGGGTACGAGCAGGCCGCGGCGACCGTGGAGCGGATGAACGGCGTCTACGCCTCGGCCGCGCGCCTCGTCGGCGCCGGCCCCGAAGACATCGCCCTGACCGACAACGCGACCCGGTCGTGGCAGGCGATCTTCTACGCGCTGCCGTTCGCCGCGGGAGACCGGATCCTGACGGCGAAATCCGAGTACGCGAGCAACGTCATCTCCTTCCTGCAGATCGCGAAGCGCACCGGCGCCGTCGTCGAGGTGGTCGGCAACGACGAGTCCGGTCAACTGGACGTCGAGGACCTCAAGCGCCGCGTCGACGGCGACGTCAAACTGATCGCCGTCTCCCACGTGCCCACCCAGGGCGGGCTGGTGAACCCCGCCGAAGAGATCGGCGCGGTCGCGCGCGAGGCCGGGATCCCGTTCCTGCTTGACGCGTGCCAGAGCGCCGGTCAGATCGACCTCGACGTCGCGCGCCTGAACTGCGACGCCGTCAGCGTCACCGGCCGCAAATATCTGCGCGGCCCGCGGGGCACCGGATTCCTGTACGCGCACCCACGGCTGCGCGAGCGCGTCGAGCCCGCGATGCTCGACCTTCACTCGGCGGCCTGGACCGAGCCCGAAACCTACGAAGTCGATCCGACGGCGAAGATGTTCGAGGTCTGGGAACGCGATCACGCCGCCCTGCACGGCCTCGGCGCGGCGATCGACTACGCCCTCGAATGGGGCATGCCCGCCATCGAAGCTCGCGTCGCCGCCCTCGCGGCGAAACTACGCGACGCGCTGCGCGAGGTACCCGGTGTCCGCGTCCACGACCAAGGCACGCGACAGTGCGGGATCGTCACGTTCAGCGTGGCGAAAACACCGTCGCAGGAAGTGAAACAGCGCCTGGCCGCGGCGAAGATCAACGTCAGTGTCGCTGAAGCGACGTCCGCCCAGTTCGATTTCGTCGAGCGTGGATTGCCGCCACTGGTCCGGTCTTCGGTGCACTACTTCAACACCGAAGACGACATCGCCCTCCTCATCGGCGAAGTCGGGAAACTGGCCTAG
- a CDS encoding GntR family transcriptional regulator: MTRNLLRRDLAEEITARVLDGRIAADSRINEVHLARELGVSRTPLREALIGLADRGLLVSAPNRGFLVPPFDPDEARQLYPLVAELESLALRWSSPQDLAGLTGGLDRITAEMAAELARQGDLSNLDDRWHALLVSRCTNPHLLRLLEQTKPLLKRYDARYFGGVERARESIDEHHRIAEAIRVSDLATAMELLVRNWVKTLAYLEDMG; this comes from the coding sequence GTGACGAGGAACCTGCTCCGGCGCGACCTCGCGGAGGAGATCACCGCCCGCGTGCTCGACGGCCGCATCGCCGCGGACAGCCGCATCAACGAGGTGCACCTCGCCCGCGAACTGGGCGTCAGCCGGACCCCGTTGCGCGAGGCGCTGATCGGGCTGGCCGACCGCGGCCTGCTCGTCTCGGCGCCGAACCGGGGTTTCCTCGTGCCGCCGTTCGACCCGGACGAGGCCCGGCAGCTGTACCCGCTCGTCGCCGAACTCGAATCGCTCGCGTTGCGCTGGAGTTCGCCGCAGGACCTGGCCGGGCTCACCGGCGGACTGGACCGGATCACCGCCGAGATGGCCGCGGAACTCGCCCGGCAGGGCGATCTGTCCAATTTGGACGACCGGTGGCACGCGCTGCTCGTCTCGCGGTGTACGAATCCGCATCTGCTGCGCCTGCTCGAGCAGACGAAGCCGCTGCTGAAACGCTATGACGCGCGCTATTTCGGTGGCGTCGAACGCGCCAGGGAGAGTATCGACGAGCACCACCGGATCGCCGAGGCGATCCGCGTCTCCGACCTCGCGACGGCGATGGAGCTGCTCGTGCGGAACTGGGTGAAAACGTTGGCATATCTGGAAGACATGGGGTGA
- a CDS encoding metallophosphoesterase yields the protein MFVTAHLSDNHLDGGERADERTARVMRYLEGLATPVDAILVTGDITDHGTLEEYRRAAELFKTDVPLFVCPGNHDKRGPFREGLLGQAPDDAPANAAHTVGDVTFVMADSTIPGKPDGQFDDETMAWLDDVLGDGDGPAFIAFHHPPVALGLPLVDAMRQYGEEKLAEVLARHPRVVALLCGHVHAAASTTFAGVPLRSAPSVGSSILFPWERDGLRSWGEGGPIDYDLPPSLLFHVLHDDGRLTTHQRVVPA from the coding sequence ATGTTCGTGACGGCACATCTGAGCGACAACCATCTCGACGGCGGGGAGCGCGCCGACGAACGCACCGCACGGGTCATGCGGTACCTGGAAGGCCTGGCGACACCGGTCGACGCGATCCTGGTGACCGGCGACATCACCGACCACGGCACCCTCGAGGAATACCGGCGCGCGGCCGAGCTCTTCAAGACCGACGTCCCGCTCTTCGTCTGTCCTGGCAACCACGACAAGCGCGGCCCGTTCCGCGAAGGGCTGCTCGGCCAGGCGCCGGACGATGCCCCGGCCAACGCGGCGCACACCGTCGGCGACGTCACGTTCGTCATGGCGGATTCGACCATCCCCGGCAAACCCGACGGGCAGTTCGACGACGAGACAATGGCCTGGCTGGACGACGTACTCGGCGACGGCGACGGCCCCGCCTTCATCGCCTTCCACCACCCACCGGTCGCGCTCGGGCTGCCGCTGGTGGACGCGATGCGCCAGTACGGTGAGGAAAAGCTGGCCGAGGTGCTCGCGCGTCACCCGCGCGTGGTCGCCCTGCTCTGCGGGCACGTCCACGCCGCGGCGTCGACGACGTTCGCGGGAGTGCCGCTGCGGTCGGCGCCGTCGGTCGGGTCGAGCATTCTGTTCCCGTGGGAACGGGACGGACTGCGGTCCTGGGGTGAAGGCGGACCGATCGACTACGACCTGCCGCCGTCGCTGCTGTTCCACGTGCTGCACGACGACGGCAGGCTGACCACGCACCAGCGGGTCGTCCCGGCCTGA
- a CDS encoding CocE/NonD family hydrolase: protein MLDRLLDRYLGLPPAEGPAPSVTKAIPVPMPDGVRLLADRYAVPGDEPRPVVLIRTPYGRKGVMGKVFGETFARHGLQVVLQSTRGTFGSGGEFRPFHLEKEDGLATVAWLREQPWCDGRVAMAGASYLGHTQWAVAPYLDEPLEALCLGVTASEFVSTFYPGGILAVDNMVSWSALIGRQEGRFAGLPNPWQTKKTRRAMAYLPVSGADVAAIGKQVRFLQDVSAHAEPGDDFWAPSDHSAEVAALTTPVSMVTGWYDLFISAQLRDFKELAAAGRAPRITIGPWAHGEPASLKTLITDQIGFLSAHLLGDRAPLRQSPVRLYLQGSGRWLDFASWPPKSDATPYFLRPGKLSPDAPVESKPSKFTFDPADPTPTVGGPLLSGVQKQQDNKDIEARPDVLLFTGDVLERDLDIIGEISALVHVRTDIGHGDVFVRLCDVDRRGVSRNVTDGILRLRPGHPGSDVDGVVAAEILLDPTAYRFRRGHRLRVQVAGGAFPRFARNHGTGEPVFSAVDGKPARFEIFHDPAHPSQITLPVFGGQ from the coding sequence GTGCTCGACCGACTTCTCGACCGGTACCTCGGCCTCCCACCCGCCGAAGGCCCCGCCCCCTCGGTGACCAAGGCGATCCCCGTCCCGATGCCCGACGGCGTCCGCCTGCTGGCGGATCGTTACGCCGTTCCGGGCGACGAGCCCCGGCCGGTCGTGCTGATCCGCACGCCGTATGGCCGCAAAGGCGTGATGGGCAAGGTCTTCGGCGAGACGTTCGCGCGGCATGGGCTGCAGGTGGTCCTCCAGAGCACTCGCGGAACCTTCGGCTCAGGCGGCGAATTCCGGCCCTTCCACCTGGAGAAGGAGGACGGCCTCGCCACCGTCGCGTGGCTGCGCGAGCAGCCATGGTGTGACGGCCGGGTCGCGATGGCCGGTGCGAGCTACCTCGGCCACACGCAGTGGGCCGTCGCGCCGTATCTCGACGAGCCGCTCGAAGCGCTGTGTCTCGGCGTCACCGCTTCGGAGTTCGTGTCGACCTTTTATCCCGGCGGGATCCTCGCTGTCGACAACATGGTCTCGTGGTCGGCGCTGATCGGCCGCCAGGAAGGCCGGTTCGCCGGCCTGCCGAATCCCTGGCAGACGAAGAAGACCCGCCGCGCCATGGCATATCTGCCGGTTTCCGGCGCCGACGTCGCGGCCATCGGCAAGCAGGTGCGGTTCCTGCAGGACGTCTCCGCGCACGCCGAACCCGGCGACGACTTCTGGGCGCCGTCGGATCACAGCGCCGAGGTCGCCGCGCTGACGACCCCGGTGTCCATGGTGACCGGCTGGTACGACCTGTTCATCTCCGCCCAGCTGCGCGACTTCAAGGAACTCGCCGCGGCCGGACGCGCACCGCGGATCACCATCGGCCCGTGGGCGCACGGCGAACCCGCCAGTCTCAAAACCCTGATCACCGACCAGATCGGCTTCCTCTCCGCCCACCTCCTGGGTGATCGCGCGCCGCTCAGGCAGTCACCAGTGCGCCTGTATCTCCAGGGTTCTGGGCGGTGGCTCGACTTCGCAAGCTGGCCGCCGAAGTCCGACGCCACCCCGTACTTCCTGCGTCCCGGCAAGCTTTCCCCCGATGCGCCGGTGGAGTCGAAACCGAGCAAGTTCACCTTCGATCCGGCCGACCCGACGCCGACGGTCGGCGGCCCGCTTCTGTCGGGTGTGCAGAAACAGCAGGACAACAAGGACATCGAGGCCCGGCCGGACGTACTGCTGTTCACCGGTGACGTGCTGGAGCGCGATCTCGACATCATCGGCGAGATCTCCGCGCTGGTGCACGTCCGGACCGACATCGGGCATGGTGACGTCTTCGTCCGGTTGTGCGATGTGGACCGTCGCGGTGTCTCTCGCAACGTGACCGACGGCATCCTCCGCCTGCGCCCCGGTCACCCCGGGTCCGATGTGGACGGTGTGGTCGCCGCCGAGATCCTGCTCGACCCGACGGCGTACCGGTTCCGGCGCGGGCACCGCCTGCGGGTGCAGGTCGCGGGTGGCGCGTTCCCGCGCTTCGCCCGCAACCACGGCACCGGCGAGCCGGTTTTCAGCGCGGTGGACGGGAAACCCGCGCGGTTCGAGATCTTCCACGACCCCGCGCACCCGTCCCAAATCACGCTGCCGGTGTTCGGCGGCCAGTGA
- the aspA gene encoding aspartate ammonia-lyase, with the protein MHRVEHDLLGDKEVPADAYWGVHTARARENFPITGTAISAYPHLIAALASVKEAAARANADLGLLEPDVADAIRRACREIREGALHDQFVVDVIQGGAGTSTNMNANEVIANRALELLGHEKGDYARVHPNEHVNLGQSTNDAYPTAVNVATIIAVRELAGAMVVLEQAFAAKAVEFRDLLKIGRTQLQDAVPMTLGQEFGTYAVMLGEDRLRLTEAVTLLHEINLGATAIGTGLNAAPGYAKAAVAHLREITGLPVVSAADLVEATQDCGAFVHLSGVLKRIAVKLSKSCNDLRLLSSGPRAGLNEINLPPVQAGSSIMPGKINPVIPEVVNQVAFEVIGNDVAVTMAAEAGQLQLNAFEPLILHSLSESITHLRSACLVLAERCVSGITANADVMRGYVENSIGLVTALNPKIGYAAATEIAKEALQTGRGVAELVVEKGLLPAEELAKLLKPETLARLS; encoded by the coding sequence ATGCACCGCGTGGAACACGATCTGCTGGGGGACAAGGAAGTCCCCGCCGACGCTTACTGGGGCGTGCACACCGCCCGTGCCAGGGAGAACTTCCCCATCACCGGCACCGCGATCTCCGCGTACCCACACCTGATCGCGGCGCTCGCCTCGGTCAAGGAGGCCGCCGCCCGTGCCAACGCCGACCTCGGGTTGCTGGAGCCGGACGTCGCCGACGCGATCCGCCGGGCGTGCCGTGAGATCCGCGAAGGCGCGTTGCACGACCAGTTCGTCGTCGACGTCATCCAGGGCGGCGCGGGCACCTCGACGAACATGAACGCCAACGAGGTGATCGCGAACCGCGCGCTCGAACTGCTCGGGCACGAGAAGGGTGACTACGCCCGTGTGCACCCGAACGAGCACGTGAACCTCGGGCAGTCGACCAATGACGCGTACCCGACCGCGGTCAACGTCGCGACGATCATCGCCGTCCGCGAACTGGCCGGGGCGATGGTCGTGCTGGAACAGGCTTTCGCGGCCAAGGCCGTCGAGTTCCGCGATCTGCTGAAGATTGGCCGCACGCAGTTGCAGGACGCCGTCCCGATGACATTGGGGCAGGAATTCGGCACCTACGCGGTCATGCTCGGCGAAGACCGGCTTCGGCTCACCGAAGCGGTGACCCTGCTGCACGAGATCAACCTCGGCGCGACCGCGATCGGCACCGGGCTCAACGCCGCACCCGGGTACGCCAAAGCCGCGGTCGCGCATCTGCGCGAGATCACCGGCCTGCCCGTCGTGTCCGCGGCGGACCTCGTCGAGGCGACACAGGACTGCGGCGCGTTCGTGCACCTTTCCGGCGTGCTCAAGCGGATCGCGGTGAAACTTTCCAAGAGCTGCAACGATCTGCGGCTCCTCTCGTCCGGGCCGCGGGCAGGGCTCAACGAGATCAACCTGCCGCCGGTGCAGGCCGGGTCGTCGATCATGCCCGGCAAGATCAACCCGGTGATCCCCGAGGTGGTCAACCAGGTCGCGTTCGAGGTCATCGGCAACGACGTCGCCGTCACGATGGCGGCCGAGGCCGGGCAGCTGCAGCTCAACGCTTTCGAGCCGCTGATCCTGCACTCGCTTTCGGAGAGCATCACGCATCTGCGGTCGGCGTGCCTCGTGCTGGCGGAGCGATGCGTCTCCGGGATCACCGCGAACGCGGACGTGATGCGGGGCTACGTCGAGAATTCGATCGGGCTGGTGACCGCGCTGAACCCGAAGATCGGGTACGCGGCGGCGACCGAGATCGCCAAAGAGGCGCTTCAGACCGGGCGCGGCGTGGCGGAACTCGTCGTCGAGAAGGGGCTTCTGCCCGCCGAAGAGCTGGCGAAGCTGCTGAAGCCGGAGACCCTCGCCCGGCTTTCCTGA